In one Euzebya rosea genomic region, the following are encoded:
- a CDS encoding nucleoside triphosphate pyrophosphohydrolase family protein, which produces MELSEYQTRAVATDQRPGEDTTAVLFPIVGLASEVGSLTRHVKKWLRDGDAYELFASEMADEIGDILWYCANVASKLGLSMDKIALANLHKVAGRWPTQTSQPPLLDEAYPVEEQLPRRLEVRFEETLADDGKVEVRAFEGGRQLGDRLTDNSYANDGYRYHDAFHFTYAALLGWSPVVRRFLNRRRDSVPYVREVEDAGRAMVIEEAIAAFAFDYAADVGYLADVEHVDFSLLTTIRRLTAGLEVRDRTASQWERAILRSFEIWRALRDGHGGVLRLDLQIGTIEYSSA; this is translated from the coding sequence ATGGAGTTGAGCGAGTACCAGACGAGGGCGGTGGCGACCGACCAGCGCCCCGGAGAGGACACGACCGCAGTGCTCTTCCCGATCGTCGGGTTGGCTTCGGAGGTCGGTTCCCTTACCCGCCATGTGAAGAAGTGGCTCCGTGACGGAGACGCCTACGAGTTGTTCGCAAGCGAGATGGCCGACGAGATCGGCGACATCCTTTGGTACTGCGCCAACGTCGCGAGCAAGCTTGGCCTGTCGATGGACAAGATCGCGTTGGCAAACCTACACAAGGTCGCGGGGCGTTGGCCCACCCAGACCAGCCAGCCCCCGCTGTTGGACGAGGCATACCCGGTGGAGGAGCAGCTGCCCAGGCGGTTGGAGGTCCGCTTCGAGGAGACACTGGCGGATGACGGCAAGGTCGAGGTCCGGGCCTTCGAGGGGGGCCGGCAGCTCGGGGACCGGCTGACCGACAACTCGTATGCTAACGACGGCTATCGGTATCACGACGCGTTCCACTTCACCTATGCCGCCCTCCTGGGATGGTCACCCGTGGTGCGACGGTTCCTCAATCGGCGGCGTGACAGCGTCCCGTACGTCAGGGAGGTGGAGGACGCTGGACGGGCCATGGTGATCGAGGAGGCGATCGCGGCGTTCGCGTTCGACTACGCCGCCGACGTCGGCTATCTGGCGGACGTCGAGCACGTCGATTTCTCCCTGCTCACGACCATCCGTCGGCTGACGGCCGGCTTGGAGGTCCGGGACAGGACGGCGTCCCAGTGGGAGCGGGCGATTCTGCGGTCCTTCGAGATCTGGCGTGCGTTGCGCGACGGTCACGGGGGGGTCCTCAGGCTGGATCTGCAGATCGGGACGATCGAGTACTCGTCTGCCTGA
- a CDS encoding nucleotide kinase domain-containing protein yields the protein MEPTPRPDVYDTYWRFAAERQRIFMQRTYGRPGPWTDDPILTEYKFCNTFRASDRVSQYLIRDVIHGERGRGLPAEDVFLRIVLFRLFSKERTWQRLEEATGGVRRSTLDTALLGEVLDRTRRDGAIYTSAFILCAHDAYGHSSKHRNHLELVQRMFAPGGLGGRLARARDLGEVVARLAEWPMIGPFMSYQLAVDLNYSGELDFDEDDYTVAGPGAVRGLNKVFADFGSYTPSQLIMRMVDRQEEEFDRLGLTFGGLFGRRLHAIDCQGLFCETDKYSRAAFPDLKSNRVRIKQRYTRSGPLEPPFYPPKWGLNDKLPAPADGSPAGVQTPLFTTEPVPV from the coding sequence ATGGAGCCCACCCCGCGACCCGACGTTTACGACACCTACTGGCGGTTCGCCGCGGAACGCCAGCGGATCTTCATGCAGCGCACGTACGGCCGTCCAGGCCCCTGGACCGACGATCCGATCCTCACCGAGTACAAGTTCTGCAACACCTTCAGGGCGTCCGACCGCGTCTCGCAGTACCTCATCCGCGATGTTATCCACGGCGAACGAGGCCGCGGGTTGCCCGCGGAGGACGTGTTCCTCCGCATCGTTCTGTTCCGTCTCTTCTCCAAGGAACGGACATGGCAGCGGTTGGAGGAGGCCACGGGCGGCGTGCGGCGGAGCACCCTGGACACCGCCCTCCTGGGTGAGGTCCTGGACCGCACCCGCCGCGACGGTGCCATCTACACCTCGGCGTTCATCCTCTGCGCCCACGACGCCTACGGCCACTCCTCCAAGCACCGCAACCACCTCGAGCTCGTGCAGCGCATGTTCGCGCCCGGCGGCCTCGGGGGAAGGCTCGCACGGGCCCGCGACCTCGGAGAGGTCGTCGCGCGGCTGGCGGAATGGCCGATGATCGGACCGTTCATGAGCTACCAACTGGCGGTGGACCTGAACTACAGCGGCGAGCTCGACTTCGACGAGGACGACTACACCGTCGCCGGCCCCGGTGCCGTCCGAGGCCTGAACAAGGTCTTCGCCGACTTCGGGTCATATACGCCCTCCCAGCTGATCATGCGGATGGTCGACCGTCAGGAGGAGGAGTTCGACCGCCTCGGTCTGACGTTCGGCGGACTGTTCGGCCGTCGACTCCACGCCATCGACTGCCAGGGTCTGTTCTGCGAAACCGACAAGTACTCCCGCGCCGCGTTCCCGGACCTGAAGAGCAACCGCGTCCGCATCAAGCAGCGCTACACCCGCAGCGGACCGCTCGAACCGCCTTTCTACCCGCCGAAGTGGGGCCTCAACGACAAGCTCCCCGCACCTGCCGACGGGTCACCCGCCGGGGTGCAGACCCCCTTGTTCACGACCGAACCGGTCCCGGTGTGA
- a CDS encoding class I SAM-dependent methyltransferase, with product MTGFSAELCRRTLERAAAFEEDQRIAVLGATPAGRAVTAALVRVGLGDLVTGLFDDEGIAVTSMADLPGAAPTLLVIAHDDAKEAWLLRARDLLDGQRPPPDVVIAGTGHLAFNDERYARLDAPALVPSYATGSPHTRHHIYNCLTAAATAGLDGAIVEFGAFKGGTTAWMARVASDLGIDGPVIGFDTWDGFPARRSLLDLYEHPRCVFGDLDAVRAYTAPYGVELVAGDITETFHRLAGMPLLLSFFDTDNYSPARAALELCADQTVVGGSIVLDHVATLPDYVDTVGERIAAAEVLDDRPFLHLHDTGVYTRIR from the coding sequence GTGACCGGGTTCTCCGCGGAGCTCTGCCGGCGGACCCTCGAACGAGCGGCGGCCTTCGAAGAGGACCAGCGGATCGCCGTCCTCGGTGCGACACCGGCCGGCCGCGCGGTGACCGCCGCCCTTGTCCGGGTCGGCCTCGGCGACCTTGTCACGGGACTGTTCGACGACGAAGGGATCGCGGTGACGTCGATGGCCGACCTGCCAGGGGCGGCACCGACCCTGCTGGTGATCGCCCACGACGACGCCAAGGAGGCCTGGCTCCTGCGGGCCCGGGACCTGCTCGACGGCCAACGCCCACCCCCGGACGTCGTCATCGCCGGGACCGGCCATCTCGCCTTCAACGACGAACGGTACGCCCGGCTCGACGCCCCGGCCCTCGTCCCGTCCTACGCGACCGGATCACCGCACACACGCCACCACATCTACAACTGCCTGACCGCAGCCGCCACCGCGGGGTTGGACGGCGCGATCGTTGAGTTCGGAGCATTCAAAGGCGGCACCACCGCATGGATGGCCCGCGTCGCATCGGATCTGGGCATCGACGGGCCCGTGATCGGATTCGACACCTGGGACGGCTTCCCCGCCCGACGGTCCTTGCTGGACCTGTACGAACACCCGCGCTGCGTGTTCGGAGACCTTGACGCCGTCAGGGCCTACACCGCACCGTACGGTGTCGAGCTCGTCGCCGGTGACATCACCGAGACCTTCCACAGGTTGGCCGGCATGCCATTGCTGCTGTCGTTCTTCGACACCGACAACTACAGCCCGGCACGCGCCGCCCTGGAACTCTGTGCCGATCAGACCGTCGTGGGCGGCTCGATCGTGTTAGACCACGTCGCGACCCTTCCCGATTACGTCGACACCGTCGGGGAAAGAATCGCCGCGGCCGAGGTCCTCGACGACAGACCGTTCCTGCACCTGCACGACACCGGGGTCTACACGCGGATCCGCTGA